In Sander vitreus isolate 19-12246 chromosome 12, sanVit1, whole genome shotgun sequence, the following proteins share a genomic window:
- the ipp gene encoding actin-binding protein IPP isoform X1 — protein sequence MSSTYMSTSTGCGGDAAAAMATQASEQALLASDRYARLILAQMNKMRLRTDFCDVGLKVGSRVFRVHRLVLAASSPYFSALFSGGMREADKEEVQILGVETEVFEVLLDFIYTGVISVTVENVQELMVAADMLQLNEVVSICGEFLKGHMDPSNCVGIFQFLEQIACMDMLEVTENYIQVHFLEVCVTDEFRGLSKDQLVRLLRSEELRIEDEYQVFTAAMDWVLQDVAKRKKHVVEVLEPVRFPLLSPQRLFKYIEGITDFSLRVALQTLLKEYTEVTKSPKENKMYSQLQPAKMRPRRKARKYLYAIGGYTRLQGGRWSDSRALSCVERFDTFNQYWTTVSSLHQARSGLGVAVLEGMIYVVGGEKDSMIFDCTERYDPVTKQWAAVASLNFPRCGVGVCPCHGALYALGGWIGSEIGKTMERYDPEENKWEVIGSMAVPRYYFGCCELQGFIYVIGGISDEGMELRSAEVYDPISRRWSALPVMVTRRAYVGVACLNNCIYAVGGWNEALGALETVEKYCPEEEKWVEVASMSTARAGVSVSAVNGLLYAVGGRAASRDFSAPVTVDSVEIYDPHLDTWTEVGNMITSRCDGGLAVL from the exons ATGTCCTCCACCTACATGTCAACATCCACTGGTTGTGGTGGTGATGCTGCAGCTGCCATGGCAACACAGGCGTCTGAGCAGGCTCTGCTGGCCTCAGACCGCTACGCCAGACTCATCCTGGCCCAGATGAACAAGATGCGGCTCCGCACTGATTTCTGTGATGTGGGGCTGAAGGTTGGCAGCAGGGTCTTCAGGGTCCACCGACTGGTGCTTGCTGCTAGCAGCCCTTACTTCTCCGCTCTGTTTTCCGGGGGAATGAGGGAGGCGGATAAAGAGGAGGTGCAGATCCTTGGAGTGGAGACTGAAGTCTTTGAGGTTTTGCTGGACTTCATATACACAG GCGTGATCAGTGTCACAGTGGAGAACGTCCAGGAGCTGATGGTGGCAGCAGACATGCTGCAGCTGAACGAGGTGGTGTCTATCTGTGGAGAGTTTCTCAAGGGCCACATGGACCCTTCCAACTGTGTGGGCATCTTTCAGTTCCTGGAGCAGATTGCCTGCATGGACATGCTGGAGGTTACTGAGAACTACATCCAAGTTCACTTTCTGGAG GTGTGTGTCACCGATGAGTTCAGGGGCCTGTCCAAGGATCAGCTGGTGAGGCTGCTAAGAAGCGAAGAGCTGAGAATTGAGGATGAGTACCAGGTATTTACTGCAGCCATGGACTGGGTACTCCAAGATGTGGCAAAGAGGAAAAAACATGTTGTGGAAGTGTTGGAACCAGTCCGCTTCCCTCTGCTATCCCCGCAGAGACTGTTCAAGTACATAGAGG GTATTACAGATTTCAGCCTGCGGGTGGCACTGCAGACTCTGCTGAAGGAATACACTGAAGTCACAAAGTCTCCCAAAGAAAATAAGATGTACAGTCAGCTGCAACCAGCCAAGATGAGACCCAGAAGAAAAGCCAGGAAATACCTCTATGCCATAG GAGGCTACACTCGGCTGCAGGGCGGCCGCTGGAGTGACAGTCGGGCATTGAGCTGTGTGGAGCGCTTCGACACCTTTAACCAGTACTGGACCACCGTGTCGTCACTGCACCAGGCCCGCAGCGGGTTGGGGGTCGCAGTACTGGAGGGAATGATCTATGTGGTAGGAG GGGAGAAAGACTCAATGATTTTCGACTGCACTGAGAGATACGACCCAGTGACCAAGCAGTGGGCCGCTGTGGCATCTCTGAACTTTCCACGTTGTGGAGTTGGCGTCTGTCCCTGCCACGGAGCTCTGTATGCACTTG GTGGTTGGATTGGCTCTGAGATTGGGAAGACCATGGAGCGGTATGACCCAGAGGAGAACAAGTGGGAGGTCATCGGCAGCATGGCAGTTCCTCGATACTACTTTGGCTGCTGTGAGCTACAAG GGTTTATTTACGTGATTGGAGGAATAAGTGACGAAGGAATGGAGCTGCGTTCAGCCGAGGTGTATGACCCTATCTCCCGCCGATGGAGCGCCCTGCCCGTCATGGTCACACGTCGAGCCTATGTGGGCGTCGCCTGTCTCAATAACTGCATTTACGCGGTGGGCGGCTGGAATGAGGCACTGGGTGCACTGGAGACGGTGGAGAAGTACTGCCCAGAAGAG GAGAAATGGGTTGAGGTGGCTTCGATGTCTACTGCTCGTGCAGGCGTGTCAGTGTCAGCAGTTAACGGGCTGCTGTACGCCGTCGGTGGCAGGGCCGCCAGCAGAGACTTCTCTGCCCCGGTGACAGTGGACTCTGTGGAAATCTATGACCCTCACCTGGATACCTGGACTGAAGTTGGAAACATGATCACCAGCCGCTGTGACGGCGGGCTGGCTGTGCTCTGA
- the ipp gene encoding actin-binding protein IPP isoform X2: MSSTYMSTSTGCGGDAAAAMATQASEQALLASDRYARLILAQMNKMRLRTDFCDVGLKVGSRVFRVHRLVLAASSPYFSALFSGGMREADKEEVQILGVETEVFEVLLDFIYTGVISVTVENVQELMVAADMLQLNEVVSICGEFLKGHMDPSNCVGIFQFLEQIACMDMLEVTENYIQVHFLEVCVTDEFRGLSKDQLVRLLRSEELRIEDEYQVFTAAMDWVLQDVAKRKKHVVEVLEPVRFPLLSPQRLFKYIEDFSLRVALQTLLKEYTEVTKSPKENKMYSQLQPAKMRPRRKARKYLYAIGGYTRLQGGRWSDSRALSCVERFDTFNQYWTTVSSLHQARSGLGVAVLEGMIYVVGGEKDSMIFDCTERYDPVTKQWAAVASLNFPRCGVGVCPCHGALYALGGWIGSEIGKTMERYDPEENKWEVIGSMAVPRYYFGCCELQGFIYVIGGISDEGMELRSAEVYDPISRRWSALPVMVTRRAYVGVACLNNCIYAVGGWNEALGALETVEKYCPEEEKWVEVASMSTARAGVSVSAVNGLLYAVGGRAASRDFSAPVTVDSVEIYDPHLDTWTEVGNMITSRCDGGLAVL, translated from the exons ATGTCCTCCACCTACATGTCAACATCCACTGGTTGTGGTGGTGATGCTGCAGCTGCCATGGCAACACAGGCGTCTGAGCAGGCTCTGCTGGCCTCAGACCGCTACGCCAGACTCATCCTGGCCCAGATGAACAAGATGCGGCTCCGCACTGATTTCTGTGATGTGGGGCTGAAGGTTGGCAGCAGGGTCTTCAGGGTCCACCGACTGGTGCTTGCTGCTAGCAGCCCTTACTTCTCCGCTCTGTTTTCCGGGGGAATGAGGGAGGCGGATAAAGAGGAGGTGCAGATCCTTGGAGTGGAGACTGAAGTCTTTGAGGTTTTGCTGGACTTCATATACACAG GCGTGATCAGTGTCACAGTGGAGAACGTCCAGGAGCTGATGGTGGCAGCAGACATGCTGCAGCTGAACGAGGTGGTGTCTATCTGTGGAGAGTTTCTCAAGGGCCACATGGACCCTTCCAACTGTGTGGGCATCTTTCAGTTCCTGGAGCAGATTGCCTGCATGGACATGCTGGAGGTTACTGAGAACTACATCCAAGTTCACTTTCTGGAG GTGTGTGTCACCGATGAGTTCAGGGGCCTGTCCAAGGATCAGCTGGTGAGGCTGCTAAGAAGCGAAGAGCTGAGAATTGAGGATGAGTACCAGGTATTTACTGCAGCCATGGACTGGGTACTCCAAGATGTGGCAAAGAGGAAAAAACATGTTGTGGAAGTGTTGGAACCAGTCCGCTTCCCTCTGCTATCCCCGCAGAGACTGTTCAAGTACATAGAGG ATTTCAGCCTGCGGGTGGCACTGCAGACTCTGCTGAAGGAATACACTGAAGTCACAAAGTCTCCCAAAGAAAATAAGATGTACAGTCAGCTGCAACCAGCCAAGATGAGACCCAGAAGAAAAGCCAGGAAATACCTCTATGCCATAG GAGGCTACACTCGGCTGCAGGGCGGCCGCTGGAGTGACAGTCGGGCATTGAGCTGTGTGGAGCGCTTCGACACCTTTAACCAGTACTGGACCACCGTGTCGTCACTGCACCAGGCCCGCAGCGGGTTGGGGGTCGCAGTACTGGAGGGAATGATCTATGTGGTAGGAG GGGAGAAAGACTCAATGATTTTCGACTGCACTGAGAGATACGACCCAGTGACCAAGCAGTGGGCCGCTGTGGCATCTCTGAACTTTCCACGTTGTGGAGTTGGCGTCTGTCCCTGCCACGGAGCTCTGTATGCACTTG GTGGTTGGATTGGCTCTGAGATTGGGAAGACCATGGAGCGGTATGACCCAGAGGAGAACAAGTGGGAGGTCATCGGCAGCATGGCAGTTCCTCGATACTACTTTGGCTGCTGTGAGCTACAAG GGTTTATTTACGTGATTGGAGGAATAAGTGACGAAGGAATGGAGCTGCGTTCAGCCGAGGTGTATGACCCTATCTCCCGCCGATGGAGCGCCCTGCCCGTCATGGTCACACGTCGAGCCTATGTGGGCGTCGCCTGTCTCAATAACTGCATTTACGCGGTGGGCGGCTGGAATGAGGCACTGGGTGCACTGGAGACGGTGGAGAAGTACTGCCCAGAAGAG GAGAAATGGGTTGAGGTGGCTTCGATGTCTACTGCTCGTGCAGGCGTGTCAGTGTCAGCAGTTAACGGGCTGCTGTACGCCGTCGGTGGCAGGGCCGCCAGCAGAGACTTCTCTGCCCCGGTGACAGTGGACTCTGTGGAAATCTATGACCCTCACCTGGATACCTGGACTGAAGTTGGAAACATGATCACCAGCCGCTGTGACGGCGGGCTGGCTGTGCTCTGA
- the LOC144526835 gene encoding transmembrane protein 69-like → MTNIYRVTFRLKMIRFASGRRILSGVSVWRCLQQIPRAPNYTTEAQLRFHSQSSSVLMPFRRTPVNKLLSIRPVSWPASRLCHGDSRGTSEKSNSKEGFSLRALTQAPKPALYLGFSGLMPFLSAPLLMAATQSFYPELAYAQVVYGASIVSFLGGARWGFAIPAGSPAQPDWMNLGNSVVPSLLAWLALLCRDNIAEGALVVLMGLGLSLHYDLTLLPGYPDWFKAMRTLLTLVATFSLVATLTIKKFCAEKNIKRIHN, encoded by the exons ATGACAAACATTTACAGGGTAACGTTTAG ATTGAAAATGATTAGATTTGCATCTGGAAGACGTATACTTTCTGGG GTTTCAGTATGGAGATGTCTTCAGCAGATACCCAGAGCACCAAACTACACAACAGAAGCTCAGCTGCGGTTTCACTCTCAATCCTCCTCAGTGTTAATGCCATTCAGACGAACTCCCGTCAACAAGCTGTTGAGCATTAGGCCCGTGAGCTGGCCTGCCTCACGTCTCTGCCACGGTGATTCACGAGGCACCTCAGAGAAAAGCAACAGTAAAGAGGGTTTCAGTTTGAGGGCCCTCACCCAGGCTCCCAAACCAGCTCTTTACCTCGGTTTCTCTGGGCTCATGCCTTTCCTGTCTGCACCTCTCCTGATGGCTGCCACGCAGTCCTTTTACCCAGAACTGGCATATGCTCAAGTGGTCTACGGAGCCTCTATAGTCTCCTTCCTTGGAGGTGCCCGCTGGGGGTTTGCAATCCCTGCAGGTAGTCCTGCTCAGCCTGACTGGATGAACTTGGGCAACAGCGTGGTTCCTTCACTTCTGGCCTGGCTGGCACTGCTCTGCAGGGACAATATTGCAGAGGGAGCCCTAGTAGTTCTTATGGGACTGGGTCTCTCTCTTCACTATGACCTGACCCTGCTGCCTGGCTACCCCGACTGGTTCAAAGCCATGCGAACTCTCCTCACTCTGGTTGCCACCTTCTCACTGGTGGCTACCCTGACAATTAAAAAATTCTGCGCTGAGAAGAATATCAAACGGATTCATAACTGA
- the gpbp1l1 gene encoding vasculin-like protein 1 → MAQHDFVPAWLNFSTPQPAKSPAANLEKQGEPHHHRDGRTAVSRRRHNSSDGFFNNGSLRAPAGDGWQQPSLLLRHDSVDSGVAKGGHGGLAGGSCWKETPSWHGAPRGAQDGHHHHQGRHPKRVGVDRDRQTGHRQRNGNFHPRKGTSYQDKFPKEERKDGKDDKLKFVEEDFPSLNPETTGKPGTQMRAVAPHAGVWENPPNGKQMVSKMLVIKKVSKEDPSTAFSAGFATAGNLSTNGSKAPIAGSSIYKNLVPKPAVAPTKSTQWKSGGREITKSGLHMPGRDSVFTSPVSAAKPSTPVSAPQHNTPKEHPSSTTPPIDIAPSRLKLMRRGPDRKSEFLRALKDEGTGELTTSSSPGTSGEGESSTPEPKAYSEEVCHENGLSYSLSDSDTDHLSSSLEAEHRLLKAMGWQEYPENDDNFLPLTEDELREFQTKTEQLKRNGMQRNGALPRARGVTLHFTPWRSVAEANVEEGSESETSSSSQTSDDDDCIKS, encoded by the exons ATGGCGCAGCATGACTTTGTCCCTGCCTGGCTTAACTTCTCCACGCCCCAGCCTGCcaag TCCCCTGCTGCCAACCTTGAGAAACAAGGTGAGCCCCACCACCACAGAGACGGCAGAACCGCTGTAAGCCGCCGTCGCCACAACTCCTCTGATGGCTTCTTTAACAACGGCTCCCTGCGTGCTCCAGCAG GTGATGGATGGCAGCAGCCCTCTCTGCTTCTGAGGCATGACTCAGTGGACTCGGGGGTGGCCAAAGGAGGGCATGGTGGGCTGGCAGGGGGCTCCTGTTGGAAGGAAACACCCAGCTGGCACGGAGCGCCGCGGGGTGCCCAGGAcggccaccaccaccaccagggaCGCCACCCCAAACGGGTAGGAGTCGACAGGGACAGGCAGACGGGGCACCGGCAGCGCAATGGTAACTTTCATCCCCGCAAGGGCACCTCGTACCAGGACAAGTTCCCCAAAGAGGAACGCAAAGACGGCAAGGATGATAAGCTGAAGTTCGTGGAAGAGGACTTT CCTTCCCTCAACCCTGAAACAACTGGAAAGCCTGGGACTCAGATGCGAGCAGTGGCTCCCCATGCTGGAGTGTGGG AAAACCCCCCTAATGGCAAACAGATGGTGTCCAAAATGCTGGTTATCAAGAAGGTTTCCAAGGAGGACCCCAGCACGGCCTTCTCTGCGGGGTTTGCCACTGCTGGCAACTTGTCCACCAACGGCAGCAAAGCTCCCATTGCAGGCTCCAGCATCTACAAGAACCTGGTCCCAAAGCCTGCTGTGGCCCCCACCAAA AGCACCCAGTGGAAATCCGGTGGTAGAGAGATCACGAAATCTGGCCTTCACATGCCAGGCCGAGATTCAGTCTTCACCAGTCCCGTCTCTGCAGCCAAACCCAGCACCCCAGTCAGTGCACCACAGCACAACACCCCTAAAGAG CACCCTTCCAGCACGACTCCTCCCATAGACATTGCCCCGTCGAGGCTGAAGCTGATGCGGCGTGGTCCGGACCGTAAGAGTGAGTTCCTGCGAGCTCTGAAGGACGAGGGCACCGGAGAGCTGACGACGAGCAGCAGCCCAGGAACATCAGGAGAG GGTGAAAGCAGCACCCCAGAGCCCAAAGCCTACAGCGAGGAAGTCTGCCACGAGAATGGTCTGTCCTACTCCCTCAGTGACTCGGACACCGACCACCTGTCCAGCTCCCTGGAGGCAGAGCACAG GTTGCTGAAGGCCATGGGTTGGCAGGAGTACCCAGAAAATGATGACAACTTCCTGCCTCTGACGGAGGACGAGCTGCGAGAGTTCCAGACTAAAACCGAACAG CTGAAGAGGAACGGCATGCAGAGGAATGGGGCTCTCCCGAGGGCGCGGGGTGTCACCCTCCACTTCACCCCCTGGAGGAGTGTGGCGGAGGCGAACGTCGAGGAGGGCTCAGAGTCCGAAACCAGTAGCAGCAGCCAGACCTCTGACGACGACGACTGCATCAAATCCTAA